In Thermodesulforhabdus norvegica, a single window of DNA contains:
- a CDS encoding IclR family transcriptional regulator has protein sequence MADSSLEKALRLLLCFTPERPVWGVRELAQALGFSPPTVQRMVRSLCKYGFLEQDRESRRYRPGFVYFRFVETIQSQFPLEKTATPVMKALCAKTGETTHLNVIDGKERLCISSIESPQHLKGGMPVGNRSPLYAGASSKCLLAFSEDTFIEDILNSIPLKPLTENTITDRARLKEEIKSIRLRGYSVSLGERTPGLGSLSVPVFGPNGNILGALSLAIPEVRFRDIAHRNHCLRELLNAGETLSRNMGYGGRYPKEFSEEGQS, from the coding sequence ATGGCCGACTCATCCCTCGAGAAAGCACTTCGTTTACTTCTGTGTTTTACGCCTGAACGGCCCGTCTGGGGCGTAAGAGAACTGGCTCAGGCCCTGGGATTCAGCCCTCCTACGGTTCAGCGTATGGTCAGGTCCTTGTGTAAGTACGGGTTTCTTGAGCAGGACCGGGAAAGCAGGCGATACCGGCCCGGTTTCGTCTATTTCCGTTTTGTGGAAACCATTCAGAGCCAGTTCCCTCTGGAAAAGACGGCCACACCCGTTATGAAGGCTCTATGTGCGAAAACGGGGGAAACAACCCACCTGAACGTCATCGACGGAAAAGAACGCCTCTGCATAAGCAGTATAGAATCTCCTCAGCACTTAAAAGGCGGAATGCCCGTAGGCAATAGATCGCCCCTTTATGCCGGGGCTTCTTCCAAGTGCCTTCTCGCATTCTCCGAAGATACCTTTATAGAGGACATTCTGAACTCCATTCCCCTGAAACCTCTTACGGAAAACACGATAACCGACAGAGCACGGTTAAAAGAGGAAATAAAGTCTATCAGATTGCGGGGGTATTCCGTGAGCCTGGGAGAAAGAACCCCCGGGCTGGGTTCTTTAAGCGTACCGGTATTCGGTCCAAACGGGAATATTCTCGGAGCTCTTAGCCTGGCCATTCCTGAAGTAAGGTTTCGTGACATAGCCCATCGAAATCATTGCCTGAGGGAGCTTCTAAATGCGGGAGAGACTCTCTCCCGGAACATGGGATATGGAGGCAGGTATCCAAAAGAATTCTCCGAAGAGGGTCAATCATGA
- a CDS encoding sodium ion-translocating decarboxylase subunit beta, translating into MEISLIRSFLENMGLFHLTFGTVVMYAVAGSLIYLAIAKKFEPLLLLPIGFGILVANMPLTGLMTPHEGLLWKFYHYGIQWEVIPPLIFLGLGAMTDFGPLLSRPSLIFLGAGAQVGVYITFFSANLVGFSPAESATIGIIGGADGPTTIYLASKLSPHMLGSCAVAAYSYMALVPIIQPPVIRLLTTASERQIVMKKSRKVGRLEKILFPLTATFVVVLLVPASAPLMAMFMLGNLFRESGVVERLSSAAQNELMNIVTIFLGISVGATMNAETFLKPDVLFIFFLGLFAFAVSTASGVLIAKLMNLVLSEKINPMIGAAGVSAVPMSARVVHQMGQAANRKNYLLMHAMGPNIAGVIGTIVAAGIFLTYLK; encoded by the coding sequence ATGGAGATTAGCCTGATTCGGTCATTTCTTGAAAACATGGGTCTATTTCATCTGACCTTCGGCACTGTTGTTATGTATGCCGTTGCGGGATCGCTGATCTACCTGGCCATAGCGAAAAAATTTGAACCCCTATTGCTCCTTCCCATCGGCTTTGGAATTCTCGTGGCGAATATGCCGCTTACGGGTCTGATGACGCCTCACGAAGGCCTGTTGTGGAAGTTTTACCATTATGGAATCCAGTGGGAGGTCATACCACCACTCATTTTCCTGGGTCTTGGAGCCATGACGGACTTCGGTCCTTTGCTTTCAAGGCCTTCGCTCATTTTTCTGGGAGCAGGTGCTCAGGTTGGGGTTTACATAACCTTTTTCTCCGCAAATCTCGTGGGGTTTTCTCCGGCCGAGTCGGCGACGATCGGTATAATCGGAGGAGCCGACGGACCCACGACCATATATCTTGCGAGCAAGCTTTCGCCGCACATGCTCGGGAGCTGTGCCGTTGCAGCCTATTCCTACATGGCGCTGGTGCCCATAATCCAGCCTCCCGTAATCAGGCTACTTACAACGGCTTCCGAACGGCAGATTGTGATGAAAAAATCCAGAAAGGTCGGACGACTTGAAAAAATCCTATTTCCTCTGACGGCCACCTTCGTGGTGGTCCTGCTGGTCCCGGCTTCGGCCCCTCTAATGGCGATGTTTATGCTGGGCAATCTTTTTCGTGAATCGGGGGTCGTGGAAAGGCTTTCGTCGGCCGCTCAGAACGAACTCATGAACATTGTAACCATTTTCCTCGGCATATCGGTCGGGGCCACGATGAATGCCGAGACCTTTCTGAAACCGGATGTGCTATTCATATTCTTTCTGGGGCTTTTTGCCTTTGCGGTAAGTACGGCTTCCGGGGTGTTAATCGCGAAGCTTATGAATCTGGTCCTCTCCGAGAAAATAAACCCGATGATCGGTGCCGCGGGGGTATCGGCAGTACCCATGTCAGCCCGTGTTGTTCATCAAATGGGACAGGCTGCAAACAGAAAGAACTATCTTTTGATGCATGCAATGGGACCCAATATTGCCGGAGTAATAGGCACGATAGTGGCAGCGGGTATATTCCTTACGTACCTGAAATAA
- a CDS encoding TRAP transporter permease, whose protein sequence is MEKIIRRFSSILALIAALYSLYWVIHPHTPMARFHVLVLDITQVSRATHVFFLVLVGYLLSWEKGRTRITPGSALLFCLSLVPLYAFLQLRMPVFYKALALIYWAVAILPTVVPGIRRFCDIAAALLCVVPYLYQVLNFEELIERAMFPEHADLVMGIGLVYLVLGLVYRFTGSVLPILVLFFFAYNLHGRKFPGVFAHAPFPVDLLIGKLYCETEAGLFGIITGVSMKYLVYFTILGGIVAALQIGKILANISAIAVGKGPDGPARVTSVASIFMGMFSGSGAADTQFVSTIVRPMYERAGYDRLVAAGVAATAGTIAMVTPPILGSMAFIMVEILSIPYLWVCIMALGPMVMYLVAILAYNAFYVRKEGIKSVEVREDLNRSYLFRYSYIFVPIFVIIACIYLGYPVSAAVTSAIFLFIIFGYIDKTVRPKSFKVILNGLASGFEHLIPIGIAVVAANIIMTLMVITGLPSKFSQFLLQLSAQNLIIATVFAAIFTLIMGMGVPPTATYVISSSLTAPAIQQIAVANGVPSDAALLATHMFLMYYAILADVTPPVALSGYAAASVFGTHPLKTGVYAAKVALPKYIFGFSFILSYYGTALLAMPMVVHEGLSHSWLSILSRYALVAVAVVLMSAATVGYTRRTLSRIESVVLFLASLLVFYPDLITGAIGVIVGAWFFIKRSNPSEKEEYHEAGVS, encoded by the coding sequence ATGGAAAAGATCATACGACGTTTTTCATCGATTCTGGCGCTTATAGCAGCCCTTTACAGTTTGTACTGGGTTATCCATCCCCATACGCCTATGGCCCGCTTTCATGTACTCGTGCTTGATATAACCCAGGTCAGTCGGGCCACTCATGTGTTTTTTCTCGTACTGGTCGGATACCTTTTATCCTGGGAGAAAGGAAGAACTCGCATAACGCCGGGAAGTGCTCTGCTTTTCTGCTTATCCCTTGTACCTCTCTATGCCTTTCTTCAACTGAGAATGCCCGTTTTTTATAAAGCACTGGCGCTGATTTACTGGGCGGTAGCGATATTGCCCACGGTTGTGCCGGGTATAAGAAGATTTTGTGACATTGCCGCTGCCCTGCTTTGTGTAGTTCCTTACCTGTACCAGGTTTTGAATTTTGAAGAACTCATCGAGAGGGCAATGTTTCCCGAGCATGCCGATCTGGTTATGGGCATAGGTCTTGTGTACCTGGTACTGGGCCTTGTTTATCGTTTTACAGGATCCGTGCTGCCAATACTTGTTCTGTTTTTCTTTGCCTACAATCTCCACGGGAGGAAATTCCCGGGAGTCTTTGCTCACGCTCCTTTTCCGGTGGATCTTCTTATAGGAAAGCTCTATTGCGAGACCGAAGCCGGGCTTTTCGGAATAATAACGGGAGTGTCCATGAAGTACCTGGTGTACTTCACGATTCTCGGAGGTATCGTGGCGGCACTCCAGATCGGGAAAATTCTGGCAAACATATCGGCCATAGCCGTTGGGAAAGGGCCTGATGGGCCTGCCAGGGTTACGAGCGTGGCATCTATTTTTATGGGTATGTTCAGCGGGTCGGGTGCTGCCGACACCCAGTTCGTAAGCACGATAGTCAGGCCCATGTACGAGAGAGCCGGCTACGACCGTCTGGTTGCTGCAGGTGTTGCCGCTACGGCGGGAACCATTGCAATGGTAACTCCACCCATCCTGGGCTCGATGGCCTTTATCATGGTTGAAATCCTTTCAATACCCTATCTCTGGGTATGCATTATGGCTCTCGGCCCTATGGTCATGTACCTCGTGGCAATTCTTGCATACAATGCTTTTTACGTTCGCAAAGAAGGAATTAAATCCGTTGAAGTGCGTGAAGACCTGAACCGCTCTTATCTTTTTAGATATTCCTACATCTTTGTTCCCATTTTTGTAATTATTGCCTGCATATATCTGGGCTATCCCGTGTCTGCCGCTGTAACTTCGGCAATCTTCCTGTTCATAATCTTCGGCTATATAGATAAAACCGTTCGCCCGAAAAGCTTCAAGGTCATCCTAAACGGTTTGGCCTCAGGCTTTGAACATCTCATCCCTATCGGAATTGCCGTTGTTGCAGCCAATATCATAATGACCCTTATGGTTATCACCGGTCTGCCTTCGAAGTTCTCTCAGTTCCTGCTACAGCTATCGGCACAAAACCTCATCATAGCCACCGTTTTCGCCGCAATTTTCACTCTTATTATGGGAATGGGGGTGCCTCCGACGGCGACTTACGTTATCTCGTCCTCTCTTACCGCTCCGGCAATTCAGCAGATAGCCGTGGCAAACGGTGTCCCTTCAGATGCCGCTCTGCTTGCAACCCACATGTTCCTTATGTATTATGCAATTCTTGCGGATGTAACACCGCCGGTTGCTTTGTCCGGGTATGCTGCTGCATCGGTCTTCGGAACACACCCGCTGAAAACGGGAGTTTATGCGGCCAAGGTTGCTCTTCCAAAGTACATCTTCGGGTTCTCTTTCATACTCTCCTATTACGGTACGGCTCTCCTTGCCATGCCTATGGTCGTGCACGAAGGCCTTTCACACAGCTGGCTATCCATCCTGAGCAGATACGCTCTCGTAGCAGTTGCAGTGGTTCTTATGAGTGCTGCCACGGTTGGTTACACGAGAAGAACTCTCAGTCGAATCGAATCGGTC
- a CDS encoding FAD-binding protein codes for MSIRTLSTDVVVAGAGLAGITAALEAARSGVDVVVLSLAPVGFGSNSALSNGVFAGPTSTYTIEAYIADTLKAGGFLNDEGYLRRVASKALTAVEWLRSLGVNIVEESDHYRVSPDRKTQPPGSYLMSVLRKRLTAYPRIRVFERTLVKKVLLDGETSGSVCGVVAFNRSGDVLNISASSVILATGGGAALYKRSDNHKAIVGYGYALAAALGLVLYDMELVQFYPIALAEPGLPALMLAPPHPPGTMLRNSKGVDLIEKYGLEQLNKAVRFQRDRLSLIIVEETSKNGGVYIDYTGVPSSFWEIPPLCRLARIRHDFRRTPARILPVAHFFMGGVKVDEQGMTAIPGLFACGELVWGLHGANRRGGNALTECVLSGMWAGRGAARWAVSSGTSKISSEKMCRASICRNGGIPATEDKLTRIKREIRNIAWDYAGICRSEDLLLRGKNKLLELFDYISRVEVNDSENFFLLEDLKASVITLSAVIEGSLIRRENIGSFRRADIENPPLSRSEFHSRLVYEPSNESLFSRSGR; via the coding sequence GTGTCAATACGAACCCTATCCACCGACGTCGTCGTTGCAGGAGCTGGGCTTGCGGGTATAACGGCCGCCCTTGAAGCGGCAAGAAGTGGTGTCGATGTGGTTGTACTATCCCTCGCTCCGGTAGGATTTGGAAGTAATTCTGCCTTGTCAAACGGCGTTTTTGCAGGACCGACGTCCACTTACACCATCGAGGCCTACATTGCCGATACCCTAAAAGCCGGAGGATTTCTGAATGATGAAGGTTATTTGCGCCGCGTGGCTTCAAAAGCCCTTACCGCCGTAGAGTGGCTACGCAGCCTGGGAGTGAACATCGTAGAAGAATCCGATCACTACAGGGTATCGCCGGATCGGAAAACTCAACCGCCGGGAAGTTATCTGATGTCGGTTTTGAGAAAACGGTTGACTGCCTATCCGAGAATACGGGTTTTCGAAAGAACTTTAGTAAAAAAGGTCCTTCTTGACGGCGAAACATCCGGTTCTGTCTGCGGTGTGGTGGCCTTTAACCGATCCGGTGATGTTTTGAACATAAGCGCATCTTCCGTCATACTTGCCACCGGTGGAGGTGCTGCCCTTTACAAGCGAAGTGATAATCACAAGGCAATAGTGGGGTATGGCTATGCTCTGGCCGCCGCATTGGGGCTCGTCCTGTATGATATGGAACTGGTGCAGTTTTATCCGATTGCACTGGCGGAGCCCGGCCTGCCTGCCCTCATGCTTGCACCTCCACATCCACCGGGGACTATGCTCAGAAATTCAAAAGGCGTAGACCTCATAGAGAAATACGGCCTGGAGCAGTTGAATAAGGCCGTTCGCTTTCAGCGGGACAGATTAAGCCTTATAATCGTTGAAGAGACCTCAAAAAATGGAGGCGTTTACATAGATTACACCGGAGTCCCGTCTTCTTTTTGGGAAATTCCTCCTCTGTGCCGCCTGGCTCGTATCAGGCACGACTTCAGGCGCACGCCTGCCCGAATACTTCCGGTGGCACATTTTTTCATGGGGGGAGTGAAGGTTGATGAGCAGGGTATGACCGCAATCCCCGGGCTTTTTGCCTGTGGAGAGCTCGTGTGGGGGCTTCACGGGGCGAACCGTCGGGGCGGAAACGCCCTGACAGAATGTGTGTTATCGGGCATGTGGGCAGGCCGTGGAGCGGCAAGGTGGGCGGTCTCATCAGGGACGAGCAAAATTTCTTCTGAAAAGATGTGCCGTGCCTCCATTTGCCGGAACGGTGGAATTCCCGCAACAGAGGACAAACTGACTCGAATAAAAAGAGAAATAAGGAATATTGCCTGGGATTATGCCGGCATCTGCCGAAGTGAGGATCTGCTCCTCCGGGGAAAGAATAAACTGCTGGAACTTTTCGATTATATCAGCAGGGTAGAAGTAAACGATTCTGAGAATTTTTTCCTGTTAGAGGACCTCAAGGCCTCGGTAATAACACTTTCGGCCGTGATCGAAGGCAGCCTTATCAGAAGGGAAAACATCGGATCCTTCAGGCGGGCGGATA
- a CDS encoding acetyl-CoA carboxylase biotin carboxyl carrier protein subunit, giving the protein MAEEVRAPMVGKIVKILVKPGDRVEEDQEIMVMESMKLESSIFAPCSGVVKEIKVSEGDRIEEDDLLAVIE; this is encoded by the coding sequence ATGGCTGAAGAGGTAAGAGCTCCAATGGTGGGGAAGATAGTAAAGATACTGGTAAAGCCCGGTGATCGGGTTGAGGAAGATCAGGAAATTATGGTCATGGAGTCGATGAAGCTTGAGAGCAGCATCTTTGCACCCTGCAGCGGTGTGGTCAAAGAAATCAAAGTATCGGAAGGGGATCGGATTGAAGAAGACGATCTCCTTGCGGTCATAGAATAG
- the acd gene encoding glutaryl-CoA dehydrogenase Acd: MNFELTEEQRMVQEQARRFAEQEILPNLEKEEANHEFVRERVKKMGELGFFGCCIPEEYGGNGMGFMESVLMTEQIACVSPSWRLPFNMQNIGPALTVYQFGTEEQKRKYIPGWVSGEKIGFFAITEPNAGSDVAGMRTTAREDGDSWVLTGQKMWITNAPIGDVGLVYAYTDKEKKYKGMTCFIVDIRNTPGIETREIETKLGLPCSPTGEIIFDEARIPKDAVLGQVGEGFKICMWMLNNTRLSCAAGALGVAGACLEHAIKYANERTQFGQPISRFQMIQSQIAEMVAEHEAAKLLVYQAAYLKDQGKPNQLQTSIAKYYASEVAVKAANEAMKIFGSYGFSLEYPIARFFRDVKSYQIVEGTSNIQKLIIAGIALGHQPNR, translated from the coding sequence ATGAATTTTGAACTTACAGAAGAACAGAGGATGGTTCAGGAGCAGGCCCGGCGTTTTGCCGAGCAGGAGATTCTTCCGAATCTTGAGAAGGAAGAGGCGAACCACGAGTTCGTCCGGGAACGCGTGAAGAAAATGGGTGAGCTGGGTTTTTTCGGCTGCTGCATTCCCGAAGAGTATGGCGGTAACGGCATGGGCTTCATGGAATCGGTTCTGATGACGGAACAGATCGCCTGTGTATCTCCTTCATGGAGGCTGCCTTTCAATATGCAGAACATAGGCCCTGCTCTTACGGTCTATCAATTCGGTACGGAAGAGCAAAAGAGAAAGTACATTCCGGGATGGGTTTCCGGGGAAAAGATAGGGTTTTTCGCAATCACCGAGCCGAATGCGGGATCGGATGTTGCGGGAATGAGAACCACTGCGAGGGAAGACGGAGATTCCTGGGTTCTGACCGGGCAGAAGATGTGGATTACCAACGCTCCCATTGGCGACGTGGGCCTGGTTTACGCCTATACGGACAAAGAAAAAAAATATAAGGGGATGACCTGCTTCATCGTTGACATAAGAAATACCCCCGGGATCGAAACACGAGAAATAGAAACCAAGCTGGGGCTTCCCTGCTCGCCTACAGGAGAAATAATTTTCGACGAAGCAAGGATTCCAAAGGATGCCGTGCTGGGTCAGGTGGGGGAAGGATTTAAGATCTGCATGTGGATGCTTAACAACACCAGGTTGAGCTGTGCTGCGGGAGCCCTTGGAGTTGCAGGAGCATGTCTGGAACATGCTATCAAATATGCAAACGAGCGGACTCAGTTCGGTCAGCCGATATCACGCTTCCAGATGATTCAGTCTCAGATTGCCGAAATGGTTGCCGAACACGAGGCGGCAAAGCTCCTCGTGTATCAGGCTGCATATCTTAAAGACCAGGGCAAGCCCAACCAGCTACAGACTTCTATCGCCAAGTATTATGCCTCGGAAGTAGCCGTCAAAGCGGCAAACGAAGCAATGAAGATTTTCGGCTCCTACGGTTTTTCTCTTGAATATCCCATCGCCCGCTTTTTCCGGGACGTAAAGTCTTATCAGATTGTTGAGGGAACCTCTAACATTCAAAAGCTAATCATCGCCGGCATAGCCCTGGGTCATCAGCCCAATCGATAG
- a CDS encoding CaiB/BaiF CoA transferase family protein gives MKGSDKPLKGIKVLDLSRVLAGPYCSMMLGDLGADVIKVEKPGEGDETRAWGPPNAGGESAYYLCVNRNKRSITVDMKTPEGQEIIRKLAERSDVVLENYKVGTLQRLGLGYEDLKKINPRLIYCSITGFGQYGPYKDRPGYDFIIQGMGGIMSITGEPDGPPMKVGVAIVDITAGLFACSSILAALYHRERTGRGQYIDIALLDSVVAWLANVGSNYLISGELPKRYGNAHPNIVPYEPFKTKDGTYIAVGVGNDRQWQVFCKIIGLEELAKDPRFATNPQRVVNRKELIPIIAGKMLEKTSEEWLRELEKNKIPCGPINTLDRVFSDPQVQARQMVVEVPHPTAGSIKLVASPMKFSDTPCTVDRYPPLLGEHTEEVLSELGYSAEEIARLRKKGVI, from the coding sequence ATGAAGGGTTCAGACAAGCCGCTCAAAGGTATTAAAGTCCTGGATTTGAGCCGTGTACTGGCCGGCCCCTATTGCAGCATGATGCTCGGAGATCTGGGCGCCGATGTAATCAAAGTTGAAAAGCCGGGTGAAGGGGATGAAACCCGAGCCTGGGGTCCCCCGAACGCCGGTGGTGAATCGGCCTATTACCTTTGCGTGAACCGCAATAAAAGAAGCATAACCGTTGACATGAAAACCCCGGAAGGGCAGGAAATCATTCGTAAACTTGCCGAACGATCAGATGTGGTGCTGGAAAATTATAAGGTCGGTACCCTTCAGCGCCTAGGTCTCGGTTACGAAGATCTTAAGAAGATCAATCCACGGCTTATCTACTGCTCCATTACGGGATTTGGTCAGTATGGACCTTATAAGGACCGCCCGGGGTACGACTTCATCATTCAGGGTATGGGCGGCATAATGAGTATAACAGGCGAGCCCGACGGCCCCCCGATGAAGGTGGGGGTTGCAATCGTGGACATAACCGCGGGACTTTTTGCATGTTCCTCTATTCTTGCCGCACTTTATCACCGGGAACGTACGGGCAGAGGGCAGTATATCGACATCGCTCTTCTTGACTCCGTCGTTGCCTGGCTTGCCAACGTGGGAAGCAATTATCTCATATCGGGAGAACTGCCCAAGCGTTACGGAAATGCTCATCCCAATATCGTACCCTACGAGCCTTTTAAGACAAAAGACGGAACATATATAGCCGTCGGCGTCGGGAATGATAGGCAGTGGCAGGTATTCTGCAAAATAATCGGCTTGGAAGAACTTGCAAAGGATCCAAGGTTCGCAACCAACCCTCAGCGGGTCGTGAACAGAAAGGAGCTCATACCGATTATTGCCGGGAAGATGCTTGAAAAGACATCGGAAGAATGGCTCCGGGAACTGGAGAAAAACAAAATACCCTGCGGACCCATAAATACGCTCGACAGGGTATTTTCCGACCCGCAGGTTCAGGCAAGGCAGATGGTTGTGGAAGTGCCCCACCCTACGGCCGGATCAATCAAACTGGTAGCAAGTCCTATGAAGTTTTCCGACACACCCTGTACGGTGGATCGTTATCCTCCACTTCTAGGTGAACACACAGAAGAGGTTTTATCCGAACTGGGATATTCGGCTGAAGAAATCGCCCGATTAAGGAAGAAGGGGGTTATATGA
- a CDS encoding acyl-CoA carboxylase subunit beta has translation MAKEWKELIAELEAEKERLRQGGGKELQEKEHAKGKLTARERINLLCDPGTFEEYDLFAKHIGRDYGLDKKELPADGVIIGFGKVNGRGCMLYVEDFTVVAGTFGERHGKKICKIIDMARTYGYPVVGINDSGGARVTEQMGALSQYGQLFYRHVQASGVVPQIALIMGPVAGGQAYSPALMDFIFMVDKTSSMFIAGPPLVEAVVYEKTDEQSLGGPDVHARITGVSDGTWKDDRECLEMTRRLLSYLPLNNKERPPYVEPDDSPDRTTEELENIIPTDQKKLYDMHRVIEVIFDRGSFFELKKEFAKNIIIGFARLNGHVVGVVANNPVKYNGALDYNAADKGSRFIRFCNAFNIPLINLQDVPGFLIGTKSEHNAIIRHGAKMLYAYGEATVPKITCVLRKAYAGGYLAMCSKDLGADVVYALPTAEICLMGPQGAVNILFRKEIAAAENPEEVRAKREAEFMEKYVNPTYAAGLQHIDDIITPAEVRARLIRALEMTLNKVEKSPDRKHGITPV, from the coding sequence ATGGCAAAAGAATGGAAGGAGTTAATAGCGGAGCTTGAAGCCGAAAAGGAAAGGCTCCGTCAAGGGGGCGGTAAGGAGCTTCAGGAAAAGGAACATGCCAAGGGTAAGCTCACCGCAAGGGAGAGAATAAATCTTCTGTGCGATCCCGGTACTTTTGAAGAATACGATCTCTTTGCGAAACACATAGGCAGAGATTACGGCCTGGACAAAAAGGAGCTGCCTGCGGACGGCGTAATAATCGGTTTCGGAAAGGTAAACGGCCGCGGTTGTATGCTCTACGTGGAAGATTTTACCGTGGTTGCCGGAACCTTTGGAGAACGCCACGGGAAGAAGATCTGCAAAATAATCGACATGGCCAGGACTTACGGTTATCCGGTGGTGGGAATAAACGATTCCGGCGGGGCACGGGTTACGGAGCAGATGGGAGCACTCTCTCAATACGGCCAGCTCTTCTACCGCCATGTACAGGCATCAGGCGTGGTGCCTCAGATTGCTCTGATTATGGGGCCTGTTGCCGGAGGCCAGGCTTACTCACCTGCTCTCATGGATTTCATCTTTATGGTCGACAAAACCAGTTCCATGTTCATCGCCGGCCCTCCTCTGGTAGAAGCTGTGGTTTACGAGAAAACGGACGAGCAGTCACTGGGCGGCCCTGATGTACATGCCCGAATTACCGGCGTTTCCGACGGAACCTGGAAAGACGACCGGGAATGCCTCGAAATGACAAGGCGGCTTCTTTCATACCTTCCTCTCAACAACAAAGAACGCCCGCCCTATGTAGAACCCGACGACTCTCCTGATCGAACGACAGAGGAGCTGGAAAATATCATTCCCACGGATCAGAAGAAGCTCTATGACATGCATCGGGTAATCGAGGTGATTTTCGATCGAGGTTCCTTCTTCGAACTGAAGAAAGAATTCGCCAAAAACATAATAATCGGCTTTGCGAGACTGAACGGCCATGTCGTAGGGGTTGTCGCAAATAATCCCGTGAAGTATAATGGAGCTTTAGACTACAACGCTGCAGACAAAGGATCCAGATTCATAAGATTTTGCAACGCCTTCAACATTCCTCTGATTAACCTTCAGGACGTGCCGGGCTTTCTGATCGGAACGAAGTCAGAACATAATGCCATAATAAGACACGGTGCCAAGATGCTCTACGCCTACGGCGAGGCAACGGTACCCAAGATCACCTGCGTTCTAAGAAAGGCCTATGCGGGCGGCTACCTGGCAATGTGCAGTAAAGATCTGGGGGCCGATGTCGTGTATGCACTCCCCACGGCCGAAATATGCCTCATGGGGCCTCAGGGCGCCGTGAATATACTGTTCCGAAAAGAGATCGCAGCGGCGGAGAATCCCGAGGAAGTGAGGGCAAAGAGAGAAGCGGAATTCATGGAAAAGTACGTTAATCCCACTTATGCTGCAGGGCTACAGCACATTGACGACATCATAACCCCTGCTGAAGTTCGTGCTCGCCTCATCCGGGCACTGGAGATGACCCTTAACAAGGTTGAAAAATCTCCCGATCGAAAACACGGCATTACTCCCGTCTGA